The following coding sequences lie in one Zingiber officinale cultivar Zhangliang chromosome 2B, Zo_v1.1, whole genome shotgun sequence genomic window:
- the LOC122048577 gene encoding uncharacterized protein LOC122048577, with the protein MASSSPLMSNAVVDAVAMEVSAGWEATANGYVIRTEARVVTRRSRYTLPPELTMHFCLRTISPNTHAVEHAHFTIQPHYHTILDEAAWDDETRRMLSHVAADHVRTIDLDLLLLAFRRYTRAVNDRYPIMQLSTMEFFSDIVIPPRVALSIFTPLYYVAQQYFSQGDHIDVEPVRGLTPLAPAALVEGLQEKIVEEPGVCSICLDDFNIMTRVLEMPCRHIFHNDCLREWLTRSNTCPLCRFTLPTMQSSDVTEMES; encoded by the coding sequence ATGGCGTCGTCTTCGCCCTTGATGAGCAATGCAGTTGTGGACGCTGTTGCAATGGAGGTTTCGGCCGGCTGGGAAGCCACCGCAAACGGCTATGTAATTCGCACGGAGGCGAGAGTGGTGACACGGCGTTCCCGGTACACGCTCCCACCCGAATTGACCATGCACTTTTGCCTTCGGACGATTTCTCCTAACACCCATGCCGTTGAGCACGCCCACTTCACCATCCAACCACACTATCACACTATCCTTGATGAGGCAGCTTGGGACGACGAGACGCGGCGGATGCTCTCCCATGTGGCGGCAGATCACGTGCGCACCATCGACCTTGATCTTCTTTTGTTAGCTTTTCGAAGATACACTAGAGCGGTGAACGATCGTTATCCGATCATGCAATTATCTACGATGGAGTTCTTCTCCGACATTGTGATTCCTCCTAGGGTGGCTCTTTCCATTTTCACCCCGCTCTATTACGTGGCACAACAATATTTCTCCCAGGGCGACCACATCGACGTTGAGCCCGTCAGAGGGCTCACGCCGCTGGCACCTGCAGCGCTGGTGGAGGGGCTTCAAGAGAAGATCGTAGAAGAGCCCGGCGTATGCTCAATTTGTTTGGATGACTTCAACATAATGACTCGTGTTTTGGAGATGCCGTGCCGTCATATATttcacaatgattgcttgagggAGTGGCTGACACGGAGTAATACCTGTCCCCTCTGCAGATTCACACTCCCTACCATGCAGAGTAGTGACGTGACTGAGATGGAATCGTGA